A region of Pyxidicoccus parkwaysis DNA encodes the following proteins:
- a CDS encoding cytochrome P450, whose translation MSAAREAPGPKGHWFWGSLRERRKESLHFFLRMHREHGRVAQWRMGPVNRVISLVDPEHVRHVLVEHVGRYTKGFGGKRLSAMLGNGLLTSEGDFWKRQRRLAQPAFHRERLVPMVRVMEEEGRRMLERWRERPDSSAPLDLAEEMARTTLSIASRALFSTQVIGEAGRVLPALTVAQQEVNGRVLALLPLPLALPTPGNRAFLRARRTLDAVVFDIIARRRRGETTGQDLLAMLMEARDADTGEGMTDAQLRDELMTLFIAGYETTANALAWTWSLLSQHPEVEERARAEVARVLGERVPEAEDIPRLRYLSQVLEESMRLHPPAWVLVRQALEDDVLDGFRIPADPRLIVAISPWTIHRQPDLWPDPERFDPDRFTPERAAGRPRLAYLPFGAGQRLCIGTHFAMMEMVLLLAQVLRRYRLRRVPGTKEEQEPLVALRPRGGVPMYLEPLDA comes from the coding sequence ATGAGCGCCGCGCGAGAGGCACCGGGCCCGAAGGGCCACTGGTTCTGGGGCAGCCTGCGCGAGCGGCGGAAGGAATCGCTCCACTTCTTCCTCCGGATGCACCGCGAGCACGGCCGCGTGGCGCAGTGGCGGATGGGGCCCGTCAACCGAGTGATTTCCCTGGTGGACCCGGAGCACGTGCGGCACGTCCTGGTGGAGCACGTGGGCCGGTACACGAAGGGCTTTGGGGGAAAGCGGCTGAGCGCCATGCTCGGCAACGGGCTGCTGACCAGCGAGGGAGACTTCTGGAAGCGGCAGCGGCGGCTGGCCCAGCCCGCGTTCCACCGCGAGCGGCTGGTGCCGATGGTGCGGGTGATGGAGGAGGAAGGCCGGCGCATGCTGGAGCGCTGGCGGGAGCGTCCAGACTCTTCCGCGCCGCTGGACCTGGCGGAGGAGATGGCGAGGACGACGCTCTCCATCGCCAGCCGGGCGCTCTTCTCCACGCAGGTGATTGGCGAGGCGGGCCGCGTCCTGCCGGCGCTCACGGTGGCGCAGCAGGAGGTGAACGGGCGCGTCCTCGCGCTGCTGCCGCTTCCGCTCGCGCTTCCGACTCCGGGCAACCGCGCCTTCCTGCGGGCGCGCCGGACGCTCGACGCCGTCGTCTTCGACATCATCGCCCGGCGCCGCCGGGGAGAGACGACCGGGCAGGACCTGCTGGCGATGCTGATGGAGGCCCGCGACGCGGACACGGGCGAGGGCATGACGGACGCCCAGCTCCGCGACGAGCTGATGACGCTCTTCATCGCCGGGTATGAGACCACCGCCAACGCGCTGGCCTGGACCTGGTCCCTGCTGTCCCAGCACCCGGAGGTGGAGGAGCGGGCGCGCGCGGAGGTGGCCCGGGTGCTCGGCGAGCGGGTGCCCGAAGCCGAGGACATCCCCCGGCTGCGCTACCTCTCGCAGGTCCTCGAGGAGAGCATGCGCCTGCACCCTCCCGCCTGGGTGCTGGTGCGGCAGGCACTGGAGGACGACGTGCTGGACGGCTTTCGCATCCCCGCCGACCCACGCCTCATCGTGGCCATCTCACCGTGGACCATCCACCGCCAGCCGGACCTCTGGCCGGACCCGGAGCGATTCGATCCGGACCGCTTCACACCGGAGCGCGCGGCGGGGCGGCCCCGCCTGGCCTACCTGCCCTTCGGCGCGGGACAGCGCCTGTGCATCGGCACCCACTTCGCCATGATGGAGATGGTGCTCCTGCTCGCGCAGGTGCTCCGGCGCTACCGCCTCCGGCGCGTGCCGGGCACGAAGGAGGAGCAGGAGCCCCTGGTGGCGCTCCGCCCCAGGGGAGGAGTGCCCATGTACCTGGAGCCCCTCGACGCCTGA
- a CDS encoding polysaccharide deacetylase family protein, whose translation MAGPLFARYGMHATFYVNSGRVGASSSYLSLADLRSLAAAGHEIGGHTVDHVDLSTVPAAEARHQICDCRADLMAMGFPVTSFAYPFGSDTPTARLLVIDCNYNSARATGGIKNPYGCSSCPPAETIPPADVFLMRTPPSVESDWTLADLQSLVLQAEAAGGGYIQVSLHEICDGCGTYSIKESLLDAFLAWLAPRASRGTFVMTTNELIGGAVKPPVYSDGGTFPFDAGTFDAGTGFDAGTPDAGPADGGVSDGGVGDGGTNLLRNPSLETDTNSDNVPDCWRRVNTGSTSGGWSRTSDAHTGSWAQTARIASLSSGADRRLIVMQDTGTCSPVVTPGHTYRVSAWYKTPGSAVFVASYRTSSGWVEWATSPVLPTSTPYRLAEWTTPPVPAGALNISVGLALRSVASMTMDDFSLVDVSAGPTPDTLHVVTPNGGESLTTGSTYDIRWDSTGTWSSVGLAYSTDLGTTWTTIVTGAPNTGRYTWTIPTTTTTRGLVRISSTSAPFVSDTSDAAFTIVPPPSGPAIPLGSTWKYNASGTDPGASWNLPSYVDSAWPSGAAELGYGDGDERTVIPKTTPSQSSVYFRKKVTLGAVSAASLRVKYDDGVAVYVNGTLVYSVNMANGLGHSTYASASTENAVSIASISPAAFVAGENTIAVMVKQVGPTSPDLSFDLELSVTP comes from the coding sequence CTGGCGGGGCCCCTGTTCGCCAGGTACGGCATGCATGCCACCTTCTACGTCAACAGCGGGCGCGTCGGCGCCAGCAGCAGCTACCTCTCGCTCGCGGACCTGCGCTCGCTCGCCGCCGCGGGGCATGAGATTGGCGGCCACACCGTGGACCACGTGGACTTGAGCACCGTCCCCGCAGCGGAGGCGCGCCACCAGATATGTGATTGTCGGGCCGACCTGATGGCCATGGGGTTCCCGGTCACCTCGTTTGCATATCCATTCGGCTCGGACACACCCACGGCGCGACTGCTTGTCATTGATTGCAACTACAACAGCGCGCGAGCCACCGGCGGCATCAAGAACCCCTACGGCTGCTCGAGCTGCCCGCCCGCGGAGACGATTCCTCCGGCGGACGTCTTCCTCATGCGCACCCCGCCCTCGGTGGAGAGCGACTGGACGCTCGCGGACCTCCAGAGCCTCGTGCTCCAGGCCGAGGCGGCGGGCGGTGGCTACATCCAGGTGTCCCTGCACGAAATCTGCGACGGCTGCGGCACCTACTCCATCAAGGAGTCGCTCCTGGATGCCTTCCTCGCCTGGCTGGCGCCGCGCGCATCCCGGGGCACGTTCGTGATGACGACGAACGAGCTCATCGGCGGTGCGGTGAAGCCGCCGGTGTATTCCGACGGCGGCACGTTCCCATTCGACGCGGGCACCTTCGACGCGGGCACGGGCTTCGACGCGGGCACGCCGGATGCGGGGCCGGCGGACGGCGGCGTCAGCGATGGCGGCGTCGGGGACGGCGGCACCAACCTGCTGCGCAATCCCTCACTGGAGACGGACACCAACTCGGACAACGTTCCGGACTGCTGGAGGCGGGTGAACACCGGCTCGACTTCGGGCGGCTGGAGTCGCACGTCGGACGCCCACACCGGGAGCTGGGCGCAGACGGCGCGCATCGCCAGCCTCTCCAGCGGCGCGGACCGCCGGCTCATCGTCATGCAGGACACGGGCACCTGCTCGCCCGTGGTGACGCCGGGCCACACCTACCGGGTGTCCGCCTGGTACAAGACGCCGGGCAGCGCCGTCTTCGTGGCCTCCTACCGCACCTCCAGCGGCTGGGTGGAGTGGGCGACGAGCCCGGTGCTGCCCACCAGCACCCCGTACCGGTTGGCTGAGTGGACGACGCCCCCGGTGCCCGCCGGTGCGCTCAATATCAGCGTGGGCCTGGCGCTGCGGAGCGTGGCGTCGATGACCATGGATGACTTCAGCCTCGTGGATGTGTCCGCCGGGCCCACGCCGGACACCCTGCACGTCGTCACGCCCAATGGAGGCGAGAGCCTCACCACCGGCTCCACCTACGACATCCGCTGGGACAGCACCGGGACGTGGTCCTCGGTGGGGCTCGCCTACTCGACGGACCTGGGGACGACGTGGACGACCATCGTCACGGGCGCGCCCAACACGGGCCGCTATACCTGGACCATCCCCACGACGACGACGACGCGGGGGCTCGTACGCATCTCCAGCACCAGCGCCCCCTTCGTCTCGGACACGAGCGACGCGGCCTTCACCATCGTGCCGCCACCGTCGGGCCCCGCCATTCCGCTCGGCAGCACGTGGAAGTACAACGCGAGCGGCACGGACCCGGGCGCGAGCTGGAACCTGCCGTCCTATGTCGACTCGGCGTGGCCCTCGGGCGCGGCGGAGCTCGGCTATGGCGATGGGGATGAGCGGACGGTGATTCCCAAGACGACGCCCTCTCAGTCGAGCGTCTACTTCCGCAAGAAGGTGACGCTCGGCGCGGTGTCCGCGGCGTCGCTGCGCGTGAAGTACGACGACGGCGTGGCGGTGTATGTCAATGGAACGCTCGTCTACAGCGTCAACATGGCCAACGGGCTCGGGCACTCCACCTACGCGAGCGCCTCGACGGAGAACGCGGTGTCCATCGCGTCGATTTCACCGGCTGCCTTCGTCGCGGGCGAGAACACCATCGCCGTCATGGTGAAGCAGGTGGGGCCCACCTCGCCGGACCTCTCCTTCGACCTGGAGCTGAGCGTCACGCCCTGA
- a CDS encoding phthiocerol/phthiodiolone dimycocerosyl transferase family protein, with protein sequence MSAVPPPSVSSESMTAWRRPLGLAECLFWQIDRVICGNFIAYVELTGPVSDEALARGLVALAEAHPLLRARIVEDATVGRPCFESVEVTPPELVRVAPEELLAHWLRELDRPFADGSAPLFRAHVAGDAARSWVGLTFHHAIGDGRSSARLMTELVRFLDEGVAPTPSPPPPAQESFYRPEAFGAPDKAHHFATVVADIRARAQTLAPGNIIPGLCEELRLTRESGHHLLELSPEQTEALVQACRRNGATVHGALGAAWLGALHAEFLSPGQSVVMSLGSPVDLRTVRHSPTVSDDVGVRLSGVVSRIRVSNQEPFWELARTVTQDVRYQAELGNAHLLHELTYAQAPPNLSREGGVALIQGMMRFPWNSVITNVGRLPTPEPGRTLTLRGMGFLGGAMPSQAVVMSVSTCGGLRAHTVYDRRNLVPARAESLLGRFEQRLLAVIG encoded by the coding sequence ATGAGTGCCGTGCCCCCGCCTTCCGTGAGCTCGGAGTCGATGACCGCCTGGCGCCGCCCGCTGGGGCTGGCGGAGTGCCTCTTCTGGCAGATCGACCGGGTCATCTGCGGCAACTTCATCGCCTACGTGGAGCTCACCGGCCCCGTGTCGGACGAGGCGCTCGCGCGAGGGCTCGTGGCGCTCGCCGAGGCCCACCCCCTCCTGCGGGCGCGCATCGTCGAGGACGCCACGGTGGGCCGCCCCTGCTTCGAGTCCGTGGAGGTGACCCCGCCGGAGCTGGTGCGCGTCGCGCCCGAGGAGTTGCTCGCCCACTGGCTGCGCGAGCTGGACCGGCCCTTCGCCGACGGCAGTGCGCCCCTGTTCCGGGCGCACGTGGCCGGTGACGCGGCCCGGTCGTGGGTGGGGCTGACGTTCCACCACGCCATCGGCGACGGCCGTTCGAGCGCGAGGCTGATGACGGAGCTGGTCCGCTTCCTGGATGAGGGCGTGGCCCCGACTCCCAGCCCGCCACCACCAGCGCAGGAGTCGTTCTATCGCCCCGAGGCCTTCGGCGCGCCGGACAAGGCCCACCACTTCGCGACGGTGGTCGCGGACATCCGGGCCCGGGCCCAGACGCTGGCTCCTGGCAACATCATCCCGGGGCTGTGCGAGGAGCTGCGCCTGACGCGGGAGAGTGGCCACCACCTGCTGGAGCTGTCGCCCGAGCAGACGGAAGCCCTGGTCCAGGCCTGCCGGCGAAACGGCGCGACGGTCCACGGAGCCCTGGGCGCGGCGTGGCTGGGGGCCCTGCACGCGGAGTTCCTGTCACCCGGGCAGTCGGTGGTGATGTCACTCGGCTCGCCCGTGGATTTGCGGACCGTACGCCACAGTCCCACGGTCTCCGATGACGTCGGGGTGCGCCTGTCGGGCGTGGTCAGCCGCATCCGCGTGAGCAACCAGGAGCCGTTCTGGGAGCTGGCGCGCACCGTCACGCAAGACGTTCGATATCAGGCCGAGCTGGGCAATGCCCACCTCCTGCACGAGCTCACCTACGCACAGGCTCCGCCGAACCTTTCGCGGGAGGGGGGCGTCGCGCTCATCCAGGGGATGATGCGCTTCCCCTGGAACAGCGTCATCACCAACGTCGGACGCCTGCCCACGCCGGAACCCGGACGGACGCTGACGCTCCGGGGCATGGGCTTCCTGGGCGGAGCGATGCCGAGCCAGGCGGTGGTGATGTCGGTCAGCACGTGTGGAGGGCTGCGCGCCCACACCGTCTATGACCGGCGGAACCTCGTGCCGGCGCGCGCCGAGTCGCTCCTGGGCCGCTTCGAGCAGCGGCTGCTGGCGGTCATCGGTTGA
- a CDS encoding condensation domain-containing protein, translating into MSDTLIDLARQRAASAPEEVLYTFLLDGETQEARLTCAELDRQARAIGALLQERGARGERVLLLHPPGLEYITAFFGCLYAGAVAVPAYPPEPSRLQRTLPRLEALIADARARFVLTTSAIHAMAGWMAEQAPRLASLTWLASDEVPGDAASAWKEPGFNSQSLAFLQYTSGSTGSPRGVVLTHGNLLRNSTAIQQTFGSPPRSRAVSWLPPYHDMGLIGGILQPLYGQLSIVLLSPLDFLQRPARWLEAISRYRARFSGGPNFAYDLCVRKTPPEQRAALDLSTWELAFTGAEPIRAETLERFAQAFAPSGFRPEAFFGCYGLAEGTLCVTTGRKATAPTVRHFQREALERGEALESPVSARGPSDSRALVGCGFAVPGHELLIADTASAMPLPEGRTGEIWFRGPSVAQGYWDKPEETARTFQAHRSDTGEGPWLRTGDLGFLVGGELFVSGRIKDLIILRGRNLYPQDLEQTAESLHPALRPGCSAAFSVDVAGEERLVLVLEASRSQPFEPQALLDSLREAVASHHEVSPYEVVLISQGSIPKTSSGKIQRRACRELYLSDGLEVIARSTLASSEPARQPAPELPRLTRAALLAHPEAERPRVLEASLRAHLARRLSVPEAALDESRPLTAFGLDSIHSVELNALLEEDLGVSLPIAHLLDGVSLRELTARVLEALHAPAPSAPPLKPVPHGDTVPLSHAQERLLFLEQLAPASSAYNIPAAVLLEGALDVELLGRSLATVLRRHEALRASFPTVAGSRVQRITPARDVPDSLLSWNGALTDLSTLPEVEREPVSRRLLTEEVRRPFDLEHGPLVRARLLKLAGDRHLLVLTLHHLVTDGWSMGVLVRELGALYTALREGRPSALPELPLQYADYAAWQRRRLEQGLRESEAAWWRSQLAGAPPVLELPEAHPRPATPSLRGAWHPLSFSPESTAALAALGRAEGATPFMTLLSAFLVVLHARTGRTDLVVGTDIANRHHPRTQGLIGLFVNQLVLRVGLSGNPTFRQLLARVKEVALGAYAHSELPFDALVEAVRPPRDARYNPLFQMMFVLENAPLPELALPGLSSRQLPVDDGGSPFDLSVILSESSGHLGGALRYSTALFDAAAISRLAGDFEALLTAATGRPDATLEELRDTLAGLDRERKQTQAEALRGARAEKFRNIRRKSEG; encoded by the coding sequence ATGAGCGACACCCTCATCGACCTGGCCCGTCAGCGCGCCGCCAGCGCACCGGAGGAGGTCCTCTACACCTTCCTGCTGGATGGTGAGACGCAGGAGGCCCGGCTCACCTGCGCGGAGCTCGACCGGCAGGCGAGGGCCATTGGCGCGCTGCTCCAGGAGCGGGGGGCTCGCGGCGAGCGCGTGCTGCTCCTCCACCCGCCCGGTCTCGAGTACATCACCGCCTTCTTCGGGTGCCTCTACGCGGGCGCCGTCGCCGTCCCCGCCTACCCGCCCGAACCGTCCCGCCTCCAGCGCACCCTGCCGCGGCTCGAGGCCCTCATCGCCGACGCTCGCGCGCGCTTCGTGCTCACCACCTCCGCCATCCACGCCATGGCCGGCTGGATGGCCGAGCAGGCACCCCGGCTCGCTTCCCTCACCTGGCTCGCCAGTGACGAGGTGCCCGGGGACGCCGCCTCGGCCTGGAAGGAGCCTGGCTTCAACTCCCAGTCGCTCGCCTTCCTCCAGTACACCTCCGGCTCCACGGGCTCGCCTCGCGGAGTCGTCCTCACGCACGGCAACCTGCTGCGCAACTCCACCGCCATCCAGCAGACCTTCGGGAGCCCGCCCCGGAGCCGCGCTGTGAGCTGGCTGCCCCCGTACCACGACATGGGGCTCATCGGCGGCATCCTCCAGCCCCTCTACGGGCAGCTGTCCATCGTCCTCCTGTCGCCGCTCGACTTCCTGCAGCGCCCCGCGCGCTGGCTCGAGGCCATCTCCCGCTACCGCGCCCGGTTCTCCGGCGGGCCCAACTTCGCCTACGACTTGTGCGTCCGGAAGACGCCGCCCGAGCAACGCGCCGCGCTCGATTTGAGCACGTGGGAGCTCGCCTTCACCGGGGCCGAGCCCATCCGCGCGGAGACCCTCGAGCGCTTCGCCCAGGCCTTCGCTCCGAGCGGCTTCCGCCCGGAGGCCTTCTTCGGTTGCTACGGGCTGGCCGAAGGCACCCTGTGCGTCACCACCGGGCGGAAGGCCACGGCCCCCACCGTGCGCCATTTCCAGCGCGAGGCGCTGGAGCGCGGCGAGGCGCTCGAGTCGCCTGTCTCCGCGCGAGGCCCCAGCGATTCGCGCGCCCTCGTGGGGTGCGGCTTTGCGGTGCCGGGCCATGAGCTGCTCATCGCCGACACCGCCTCGGCCATGCCCCTGCCCGAGGGCCGCACGGGTGAAATCTGGTTCCGGGGCCCGAGCGTCGCCCAGGGCTACTGGGACAAGCCCGAGGAGACTGCGCGGACCTTCCAGGCCCACAGGAGCGACACCGGCGAGGGCCCCTGGCTGCGCACCGGAGACCTCGGCTTCCTCGTCGGCGGCGAGCTCTTCGTCTCCGGTCGCATCAAGGATCTCATCATCCTGCGCGGGCGCAACCTCTACCCGCAGGACCTCGAGCAGACCGCCGAGTCCCTCCACCCCGCCCTGCGCCCCGGCTGCTCCGCCGCCTTCTCCGTGGACGTGGCCGGCGAGGAGCGGCTCGTGCTCGTCCTGGAGGCTTCGCGCTCGCAACCCTTCGAGCCCCAGGCGCTCCTCGACTCGCTCCGCGAGGCCGTGGCTTCGCACCACGAGGTCTCCCCCTACGAGGTGGTGCTCATCTCCCAGGGCAGCATCCCGAAGACCTCGAGCGGGAAGATTCAGCGCCGCGCCTGCCGGGAGCTGTACCTCTCGGATGGGCTCGAGGTCATCGCCCGGAGCACGCTCGCGAGCAGTGAGCCCGCGCGGCAGCCCGCCCCCGAGCTTCCGCGCCTCACGCGGGCGGCACTCCTGGCACACCCGGAGGCGGAGCGCCCGCGCGTGCTGGAAGCGTCCTTGCGCGCCCACCTCGCGCGGCGGCTCTCCGTCCCGGAAGCGGCGCTCGACGAGTCCCGTCCCCTCACCGCGTTCGGGCTCGACTCCATCCATTCCGTGGAGCTCAACGCCCTGCTCGAGGAGGACCTGGGCGTCAGCCTCCCCATCGCGCACCTGCTCGACGGCGTCAGCCTGCGCGAGCTCACGGCCCGGGTGCTCGAGGCGCTCCACGCCCCCGCCCCGTCGGCGCCGCCGCTCAAGCCCGTCCCCCACGGCGACACCGTCCCCCTCTCACATGCGCAGGAGCGGCTCCTCTTCCTGGAGCAGCTCGCCCCGGCGAGCTCCGCGTACAACATCCCCGCGGCGGTGTTGCTCGAGGGCGCGCTCGACGTGGAGCTGCTCGGGCGAAGTCTCGCCACCGTCCTCCGCCGGCACGAGGCCCTGCGGGCCTCCTTCCCCACCGTGGCCGGCTCGCGCGTGCAGCGCATCACTCCCGCGCGGGACGTCCCGGACTCGCTCCTCTCCTGGAACGGCGCCCTCACCGACCTGTCCACCCTCCCCGAAGTGGAGCGCGAGCCGGTCTCCCGGCGGCTCCTCACCGAGGAGGTGCGGCGCCCCTTCGACCTCGAGCACGGTCCGCTCGTCCGGGCCCGGCTGCTGAAGCTCGCCGGAGACCGGCACCTGCTGGTGCTCACGCTGCACCACCTCGTCACGGACGGCTGGTCCATGGGAGTGCTCGTCCGCGAGCTGGGGGCCCTGTACACGGCCCTGCGCGAGGGCAGGCCCTCCGCGCTGCCCGAGCTTCCCCTCCAGTACGCGGACTACGCGGCGTGGCAGCGGCGCCGCCTGGAGCAGGGGCTGCGGGAGTCCGAGGCGGCGTGGTGGAGGTCCCAGCTCGCTGGCGCCCCGCCCGTGCTCGAGCTGCCGGAGGCCCATCCCCGGCCCGCGACGCCCTCGCTGCGAGGCGCGTGGCACCCGCTCTCGTTCTCCCCGGAGTCCACCGCGGCGCTCGCGGCGCTCGGCCGGGCCGAGGGCGCCACGCCCTTCATGACGCTGCTCTCCGCGTTCCTGGTGGTGCTCCACGCCCGCACGGGACGCACGGACCTCGTGGTGGGCACGGACATCGCCAACCGGCACCACCCCAGGACGCAGGGGCTCATCGGCCTGTTCGTCAACCAGCTCGTGCTCCGCGTCGGACTGTCGGGCAACCCGACGTTCCGGCAACTGCTCGCGCGCGTGAAGGAGGTGGCGCTCGGGGCCTACGCGCACTCCGAGCTGCCCTTCGACGCGCTGGTCGAGGCCGTGCGGCCCCCGAGAGACGCGCGCTACAACCCGCTCTTCCAGATGATGTTCGTCCTGGAGAACGCGCCCCTGCCCGAGCTCGCCCTGCCCGGGCTCTCCTCGCGCCAGCTCCCGGTGGATGATGGGGGCTCGCCCTTCGACCTGTCGGTCATCCTCTCCGAGTCCTCGGGCCACCTGGGAGGCGCGCTCCGCTACAGCACGGCGCTCTTCGACGCCGCGGCCATCTCCCGGCTGGCGGGCGATTTCGAGGCCCTGCTCACCGCCGCCACCGGACGGCCGGACGCAACACTGGAGGAGCTCCGGGACACGCTCGCCGGGCTCGACCGGGAGCGGAAGCAGACCCAGGCCGAGGCGCTCCGCGGAGCACGGGCCGAGAAGTTCCGGAACATCCGCCGCAAGAGCGAGGGATAG
- a CDS encoding TauD/TfdA family dioxygenase gives MEPKSRKPLPPLRRRELGASGADAVHFEELQPGSRLPLVVKPALPEVILAEWARSHQELLEARLHAHGALLFRGFDIRSAEALEPVTRAIAGEPLAYEERSSPRSVVRGHIYTSTDHPPSEPIFLHNEQSYNLTFPLRLVFCCVTAAREGGQTPLADTRRIYQRLPASVRARFEEQGYLYVRNFDDRFGLSWRTAFQTEDRAAVEDYCRRSGIEFEWKDGQHLKTRQRRRAAGRHPVTGEPVWFNHATFFHVSTLPSEVGAALRAELGEESLPNNTYYGDGSPIEPHVLEQLRAAYHEETVSFPWREGDVLLVDNLLAAHGRAPFVGPRRVLAALAHPFSWDDVPRTEPG, from the coding sequence ATGGAGCCCAAGAGCAGGAAGCCACTGCCGCCCCTCCGCAGGAGGGAGCTCGGCGCATCCGGAGCGGACGCGGTCCACTTCGAGGAGCTTCAACCCGGCTCGCGTCTGCCGCTGGTCGTCAAGCCCGCGCTCCCGGAGGTCATCCTGGCCGAGTGGGCCCGAAGCCACCAGGAGCTCCTCGAGGCCCGCCTCCACGCCCACGGTGCCCTGCTCTTCCGCGGCTTCGACATCCGCTCCGCCGAGGCCCTGGAGCCCGTCACCCGCGCCATCGCCGGAGAGCCGCTCGCCTACGAAGAGCGCTCGTCACCGCGCTCCGTGGTGCGAGGCCACATCTACACCTCGACGGACCACCCTCCGAGCGAGCCCATCTTCTTGCACAACGAGCAGTCCTACAATCTGACCTTCCCGCTGCGGCTCGTCTTCTGCTGCGTCACGGCCGCGCGCGAGGGCGGACAGACGCCCCTCGCCGACACACGCCGCATCTACCAGCGACTCCCGGCCTCCGTGCGCGCCCGCTTCGAGGAGCAGGGCTACCTGTACGTCCGCAACTTCGACGACCGGTTCGGCCTCTCCTGGCGCACCGCCTTCCAGACAGAGGACAGGGCGGCCGTGGAGGACTACTGCCGCCGCAGTGGCATCGAGTTCGAATGGAAGGACGGCCAGCACCTGAAGACCCGGCAGCGCCGCCGCGCCGCGGGCAGGCACCCCGTCACCGGCGAGCCCGTGTGGTTCAACCACGCCACGTTCTTCCACGTCTCGACACTCCCATCCGAGGTCGGCGCGGCACTGCGCGCGGAGCTCGGTGAGGAGTCGCTTCCCAACAACACCTATTACGGTGATGGCTCGCCCATCGAGCCCCACGTGCTCGAGCAACTGCGCGCCGCGTACCACGAGGAGACGGTGAGCTTCCCCTGGCGGGAAGGAGACGTGCTCCTCGTCGACAACCTGCTGGCCGCGCACGGCCGCGCGCCTTTCGTCGGCCCGCGCCGGGTCCTGGCCGCCCTCGCCCATCCCTTCTCCTGGGACGACGTCCCTCGAACGGAGCCGGGATGA
- a CDS encoding glycosyltransferase, with the protein MRITLITFGTEGDVRPLVALAEGLARAGHTPVLVADPTFAPLTEGRGIVFKPLSGDIRATTASSEMEALFTRGLNPAELSRMMARLAIDHSESWAEQFLAAARGSDAIIAMGLGYFIGLSIAEKLGIPAIGAGLQPVSPTGRFPPPLIPPPRRPLPGVVNHALHVAMRQLVWLGFRRMVNQARRNVLGLEPWSLVHPGHVMLKRRWPVIYGYSPVVVPQPSDWPDIIKVTGYWFLDGAGSWKPPAALLDFLDAGPAPVYVGFGSMGGFDPVETSRLVVRALNGRRAVLAAGWGALDRSALPDTVHFLDSAPHDWLFPRMSAVVHHGGAGTTAAALRAGVPMVTVPFLGDQPFWGWRMELLGAAPAPIPRKQLTAENLASAIAATDRPGLRERAEQLGGLIRAEDGVSRAVRVIEGVR; encoded by the coding sequence ATGCGCATCACGCTCATCACGTTCGGCACGGAGGGAGACGTCCGGCCTTTGGTGGCGCTGGCCGAGGGCCTCGCCCGGGCGGGACACACTCCGGTGCTGGTGGCCGACCCGACGTTCGCGCCGCTCACCGAGGGGCGCGGCATCGTCTTCAAGCCCCTCTCCGGTGACATTCGCGCCACCACGGCCAGCTCGGAGATGGAGGCGCTCTTCACCCGGGGCCTCAACCCGGCGGAGCTCTCGCGCATGATGGCGCGCCTCGCCATCGACCACTCGGAGTCGTGGGCCGAGCAGTTCCTCGCCGCGGCCCGGGGCAGCGACGCCATCATCGCGATGGGCCTGGGGTACTTCATCGGCCTGTCCATCGCGGAGAAGCTGGGCATTCCCGCCATCGGCGCGGGCCTGCAGCCCGTGTCCCCCACCGGCCGGTTCCCGCCTCCGCTCATTCCTCCACCCCGGCGCCCACTGCCAGGGGTGGTCAACCACGCGCTGCATGTCGCGATGCGGCAACTCGTCTGGCTCGGCTTCCGCCGCATGGTCAACCAGGCGCGCCGAAACGTGCTGGGACTGGAGCCCTGGTCGCTCGTCCATCCCGGCCACGTCATGTTGAAGCGCCGCTGGCCGGTCATCTACGGCTACTCGCCCGTGGTCGTCCCGCAGCCGTCGGACTGGCCCGACATCATCAAGGTCACCGGCTACTGGTTCCTGGACGGAGCAGGGAGCTGGAAGCCGCCGGCGGCGCTGCTCGACTTCCTCGATGCCGGGCCCGCGCCCGTGTACGTCGGCTTCGGCAGCATGGGCGGCTTCGACCCGGTGGAGACGAGCCGGCTCGTCGTCCGAGCGCTGAACGGCCGGCGCGCGGTGCTGGCGGCGGGCTGGGGGGCGCTGGACCGGAGTGCTCTCCCCGACACCGTGCACTTCCTGGACTCGGCGCCGCACGACTGGCTCTTCCCCCGGATGTCCGCCGTCGTGCACCACGGTGGCGCGGGGACCACGGCCGCGGCGCTCCGCGCGGGCGTGCCCATGGTCACCGTGCCATTCCTGGGTGACCAACCCTTCTGGGGCTGGCGCATGGAGCTGCTCGGCGCGGCGCCGGCCCCGATTCCGCGCAAGCAGCTCACGGCGGAGAACCTCGCCTCGGCGATTGCCGCCACGGACCGGCCCGGGCTGCGCGAGCGGGCGGAGCAACTCGGCGGACTCATTCGCGCCGAGGACGGCGTGTCCCGGGCGGTGCGCGTCATCGAGGGCGTGCGATGA